In Haliotis asinina isolate JCU_RB_2024 chromosome 15, JCU_Hal_asi_v2, whole genome shotgun sequence, one DNA window encodes the following:
- the LOC137265913 gene encoding uncharacterized protein, translating into MSIRLFTSAIRTHLRLHKISVFAPVRYSRGFAPYGKPGSGNYGRTLGKQTVGLIEPLRDRILNRVKSIPFNAKDSVFSIGDYGAADGSASMPFIGQLVANLKDQHGPDAQFQVIYEDTEVNDFNSLFKRVSGIIPDPQVYLPDMDNVYVLASGTDFYKQCVPSNSMHFIMCMISLHWLSETPVKYNNSLYKYPESSAEEKIALDQRAQIDLDTFLLLRSREMKQGGLLFVCALCEIKDVNTERVNVGTLITLLTGIWKEYRDSGEISTEEFFNTHFSFCFRNMDQLRKPFDDKLSAVSKSGLCLLSAETVIIPDIAYTAWKDKKDKEGIDDREEFARLYIATHRTWGNNTFMNGLSDSRSQEEKEKIVDGFYDRVEKRMSKINPEEIKDDLQSIYLVITKK; encoded by the coding sequence ATGTCCATTCGTCTATTCACTTCAGCGATACGAACACACCTAaggttacacaaaatatctgtatttgcacctgtacgATACTCCAGGGGATTCGCGCCATATGGTAAACCAGGAAGCGGAAATTACGGAAGAACACTTGGAAAACAAACAGTTGGCTTAATCGAACCATTACGAGACAGGATTTTGAACAGGGTCAAATCCATTCCATTTAATGCCAAAGATTCAGTGTTTAGCATAGGTGACTATGGGGCAGCTGATGGGTCTGCTTCCATGCCTTTCATTGGGCAGTTGGTGGCAAATCTGAAAGATCAGCATGGCCCAGACGCTCAGTTCCAGGTCATCTATGAAGACACTGAAGTGAATGATTTCAATTCACTTTTCAAACGTGTTTCGGGAATAATTCCTGATCCTCAAGTGTACCTTCCGGACATGGACAACGTCTATGTTCTTGCTTCTGGAACAGACTTCTATAAACAGTGTGTACCTTCAAATTCAATGCATTTTATTATGTGTATGATCTCTTTGCACTGGTTATCGGAGACTCCAGTGAAGTATAATAACTCACTTTACAAATACCCTGAAAGTAGTGCTGAGGAGAAGATTGCTTTAGATCAACGAGCTCAGATAGACCTGGATACCTTCTTACTTTTGAGAAGCAGAGAAATGAAACAAGGCGGACTTCTTTTTGTTTGTGCTCTCTGTGAGATTAAAGATGTCAACACTGAACGGGTTAATGTAGGCACGCTGATCACCTTACTTACTGGGATATGGAAGGAATATAGAGACTCCGGGGAAATCTCAACAGAGGAATTTTTTAATACACATTTTTCCTTTTGCTTTCGCAATATGGATCAGCTGAGAAAGCCATTTGATGACAAATTGTCAGCAGTTTCTAAATCAGGTCTCTGTCTTTTGTCAGCTGAAACTGTTATTATCCCTGACATAGCGTACACCGCTTGGAAGGATAAGAAAGACAAGGAAGGGATTGATGACCGGGAGGAGTTTGCCAGACTTTACATAGCCACCCATAGGACTTGGGGTAACAACACTTTCATGAATGGCCTCTCAGACAGTCGCTCACAAGAGGAAAAAGAGAAGATTGTTGATGGTTTCTATGACAGAGTTGAAAAACGAATGTCAAAGATCAACCCCGAAGAAATAAAGGATGATTTGCAATCCATATATCTCGTGATCACAAAGAAGTAG